A window of the Streptomyces sp. JB150 genome harbors these coding sequences:
- a CDS encoding helix-turn-helix domain-containing protein: protein MTASDRSAPLSRAQNDLLQTLSARWTMHILLALHAFEDSRRFGEIQGDVPGISNRMLSSRLADLESSGLVSRHVAATRPVTITYRLTDLGQQVAVTLNRLRDVAASSAKSQ, encoded by the coding sequence ATGACCGCCAGCGACCGCAGTGCCCCGCTGTCCCGGGCCCAGAATGACCTCCTTCAAACCCTTTCGGCCCGGTGGACGATGCACATCCTGCTGGCGCTCCACGCCTTTGAAGACTCGCGACGATTCGGCGAGATCCAGGGAGATGTCCCCGGCATTTCCAACCGCATGCTCTCCAGTCGCCTAGCTGATCTGGAGAGCAGCGGACTGGTATCCCGGCATGTCGCTGCAACCCGACCGGTCACCATCACCTACCGGCTCACGGACCTCGGTCAGCAAGTAGCTGTCACGCTGAATCGGCTGCGGGACGTGGCGGCTTCCTCCGCTAAGTCACAGTGA
- a CDS encoding helix-turn-helix transcriptional regulator has product MDAHSEESTVEQAAEDFAAELARWREVRGMSKRALALAMGFDPSYVSHMESGRHKPSEEFARLAEETLNAGKAIWRRWCDYEQARTRSRRPAVAPPTPRRPEQPYATGSALVVEHDAARLQYDGRSYRLTMRRLLRNTGEEPVTRYLIRISVDRYPGDPERSNAHYRAHPLTWDELDLTATCRGETMRWQAKHDRDAFKEVWLLFDNEHGRFPLYPGESVWIEYAYTVGDEKWGNWFQRAVRLPTEQLEVQLAFPAALDPVVWGTETSMTAEASPLRTPPVRSDDGELRQFTWITTTPALHARYRLEWRFRARPELETHQGEFR; this is encoded by the coding sequence ATGGACGCGCACAGCGAGGAGAGCACCGTCGAGCAGGCAGCCGAGGACTTCGCGGCCGAGCTCGCGCGGTGGCGGGAAGTACGCGGCATGTCCAAGCGGGCATTAGCGCTGGCCATGGGCTTTGACCCGTCGTACGTCAGCCACATGGAATCCGGCCGCCACAAGCCCAGCGAGGAGTTCGCCCGGCTTGCCGAAGAGACACTGAACGCCGGGAAGGCGATCTGGCGGCGCTGGTGCGACTACGAGCAGGCCCGGACGAGGTCCCGGCGCCCGGCCGTTGCCCCGCCGACCCCGCGCAGGCCCGAGCAGCCGTACGCCACCGGCTCCGCGCTTGTCGTTGAACACGATGCTGCACGGCTCCAGTACGACGGACGCTCGTACCGGCTCACGATGCGACGGCTGCTGCGGAACACCGGCGAGGAGCCCGTCACCCGCTACCTGATCCGCATCTCCGTCGACCGCTATCCCGGCGACCCGGAGCGGTCCAACGCGCACTACCGGGCGCACCCGCTGACCTGGGATGAACTCGACCTCACGGCCACCTGTCGAGGGGAGACCATGCGGTGGCAGGCCAAGCACGACCGGGACGCCTTCAAGGAAGTCTGGCTGCTGTTCGACAACGAACACGGTCGCTTCCCGCTCTACCCGGGCGAATCGGTGTGGATCGAGTACGCCTACACCGTCGGGGACGAGAAGTGGGGCAACTGGTTCCAGCGGGCCGTACGCCTGCCCACCGAACAACTGGAGGTTCAGCTGGCCTTCCCCGCCGCCCTTGATCCGGTCGTGTGGGGCACCGAGACCTCCATGACCGCCGAAGCCTCCCCGCTGCGAACCCCTCCCGTCCGCAGCGATGACGGTGAACTACGGCAATTCACATGGATCACGACCACACCCGCCCTCCACGCTCGGTACCGTCTTGAGTGGCGGTTTCGGGCACGGCCCGAACTCGAAACGCATCAAGGGGAGTTCAGGTGA
- a CDS encoding glycosyltransferase, translated as MRVLYLLNISNPDRLSADSGWIFADLLAPALADAGAEVTVAAPAAAGDARCGFHQTKVPGTKYRARFSADIDEMVALIRAENPDVVVANQVEEAPAIRTALLEVGSNALLAGYCHYLPFSFTGGGQLVLDPSLNDAGLGRPVLLAFAAGLAACDRVMVHSATAASWVSAAAARMTVDLGEKLRVVPAPRDERLVRDAATTRLASGTAIGIYNHRLYAHYGTGKFVDLARELSASGTVRLRVMDLFGQRRAERKGLDDSPEKMRDQLAALPHVQVVSDRGDRVRYKNLLVGARFGIAPFRPGCPWSMSVIDCQGMGLPVIAPRLGWLAEHIDPELCFTTPAEAVVLAERLATDDEFHALHAKRAHASTADLAPGLVAARYLEAIS; from the coding sequence ATGCGCGTGCTGTACCTGCTGAACATCTCCAACCCTGACCGGCTGTCCGCGGATTCGGGTTGGATCTTCGCGGACCTGCTCGCCCCGGCCCTGGCCGACGCCGGGGCCGAGGTGACCGTCGCGGCCCCGGCTGCGGCCGGGGATGCCCGGTGCGGCTTCCACCAGACCAAGGTGCCGGGAACGAAGTACCGAGCCCGGTTCTCGGCGGACATCGACGAGATGGTGGCACTGATCCGGGCCGAGAATCCGGATGTGGTGGTGGCCAACCAGGTCGAGGAGGCCCCGGCGATCCGCACGGCCCTGCTGGAGGTCGGATCGAACGCGCTGCTGGCCGGGTACTGCCACTACCTGCCGTTCTCCTTCACCGGCGGCGGCCAGCTCGTGCTCGACCCCTCCCTGAACGACGCGGGCCTCGGGCGGCCGGTGCTGCTGGCGTTCGCCGCCGGCCTCGCCGCCTGTGACCGCGTGATGGTCCACTCCGCCACGGCCGCCTCCTGGGTGTCGGCCGCCGCCGCCCGGATGACCGTAGACCTCGGCGAGAAGCTGCGGGTGGTGCCAGCCCCGCGCGACGAGCGCCTGGTCCGCGACGCAGCGACCACCCGGCTCGCCTCCGGCACGGCGATCGGCATCTACAACCACCGGCTGTACGCGCACTACGGCACCGGGAAGTTCGTGGACCTCGCCCGCGAACTCAGTGCCTCGGGCACGGTACGGCTGCGGGTCATGGACCTGTTCGGCCAGCGCCGGGCGGAACGCAAGGGCCTGGACGACAGCCCCGAGAAGATGCGGGACCAGCTCGCCGCGCTGCCGCACGTCCAGGTCGTCTCCGACCGCGGTGACCGCGTCCGCTACAAGAACCTGCTGGTCGGCGCCCGCTTCGGCATCGCCCCCTTCCGGCCGGGCTGCCCCTGGTCGATGAGCGTGATCGACTGCCAGGGCATGGGCTTGCCGGTCATCGCCCCACGTCTGGGCTGGCTGGCCGAGCACATCGACCCCGAGCTGTGCTTTACCACCCCGGCCGAGGCCGTCGTCCTGGCCGAGCGTCTTGCCACCGACGACGAGTTCCACGCGCTGCACGCCAAGCGGGCCCACGCCTCCACCGCCGACCTCGCCCCCGGCCTGGTCGCTGCCCGCTACCTGGAGGCCATCTCGTGA
- a CDS encoding helix-turn-helix transcriptional regulator translates to MPRRRLDPAAQRRGQMLASRLTQARRASGRSAEAVARSAGISVETVRSIEKGRTTTPEFFTVAALATELGLSLDELYTFTRQDSAHDAQAPADPSTRISS, encoded by the coding sequence ATGCCACGAAGGAGGCTCGATCCCGCCGCCCAGCGCCGCGGGCAGATGCTCGCCTCCCGCCTGACACAGGCCCGCCGCGCCTCTGGACGCTCGGCGGAGGCTGTGGCCCGCAGCGCCGGCATCTCCGTCGAAACCGTGCGCAGCATCGAGAAGGGCCGCACAACTACACCGGAATTTTTTACCGTTGCCGCCCTGGCCACCGAGCTAGGGCTATCACTGGACGAGCTGTACACCTTCACCCGCCAGGACTCCGCTCACGACGCCCAAGCGCCCGCCGACCCCAGCACCAGGATCTCCAGCTGA
- a CDS encoding glycosyltransferase family 2 protein yields the protein MLSTPPALVAVVGPVEPPLLAAWVRHYRWLGVERFLIAFHSPEHVSDVRRHELQAAARELGVIPIGTSTGPWHEHTNTQLRDALRHRAGPGWHLLADADEFQQYPAPLAEVIAQADKSGHRVVGGLMLDRVAESGRLTGWLPEGGLDLAYPLGGHLTHRLLHGDPRKIVLARHDVAVASGNHRAPGHRPDADRICAVHHFKWRSGILDDLRRRVQHFSSGTWEEHTPAVRDEAGRLLAHVGRYGGVINTSDLRFAFRRVSLDRMPFSWPAEARGIFTTWRPYAYVRQD from the coding sequence ATGCTGAGCACGCCTCCCGCGCTGGTCGCCGTCGTAGGTCCCGTCGAGCCGCCCCTGCTGGCCGCCTGGGTCCGCCACTACCGCTGGCTGGGCGTCGAGCGGTTCCTGATTGCCTTCCACTCTCCCGAGCACGTCTCCGACGTGCGCCGGCACGAGCTCCAGGCCGCCGCCCGCGAGCTGGGCGTCATCCCCATCGGCACCAGCACCGGCCCGTGGCACGAGCACACCAACACCCAGCTCCGAGATGCCCTGCGGCACCGGGCCGGGCCCGGCTGGCACCTGCTTGCCGACGCTGATGAGTTCCAGCAGTACCCCGCCCCGCTCGCCGAGGTGATCGCCCAAGCCGACAAGTCTGGACACCGTGTGGTGGGCGGGCTGATGCTCGACCGGGTCGCCGAGAGCGGACGCCTGACCGGCTGGCTACCTGAAGGCGGTCTCGACCTCGCCTATCCCCTCGGCGGCCACCTCACCCATCGGCTCCTGCACGGCGATCCCAGAAAGATCGTCCTCGCCCGCCATGACGTGGCTGTGGCCTCCGGCAACCACCGGGCTCCAGGCCACCGGCCGGATGCGGACCGCATCTGCGCGGTCCACCACTTCAAGTGGCGCTCGGGTATCCTGGACGACCTCCGTCGTCGGGTCCAGCACTTCTCTTCCGGCACTTGGGAGGAACACACTCCGGCCGTCCGCGACGAGGCTGGCCGCCTGCTGGCCCACGTCGGCCGGTACGGCGGCGTGATCAACACCAGTGATTTGCGGTTCGCCTTCCGCCGGGTGAGCCTTGACCGCATGCCGTTCAGCTGGCCCGCGGAGGCCCGTGGCATCTTCACCACCTGGCGGCCCTACGCGTACGTGAGGCAGGACTGA
- a CDS encoding glycosyltransferase family 4 protein: MTGPLVLIEPYANRLGGHHQRTLVALAQARPGSLVIAPHGIAAESVRGLREAGARLVTGPAGRASGVLLVAARLAAGFSAAGQRLFRSRRWPRRLRRLPHQITLIARCLTEASALRSARRLESGADALVILTASEALHGATALLGGQPHLRFVHEAVTTEDAIVRLLGRLARPGEQQVIAVYPTQAVGDQLAGAFADLSSVVGGFAVDDGLRLTAAERDGGRAAFDIPADEAAVCLVGGWWPYKDITVVDAALALLKEPLHLVVTGSPLDEAVLRRWRDLSGLRVHTVPGPVSEAVLRLVYAAADAALVTRHAGTAKESGLVADAARLGVPLIVSDHDPALTALLHGQPWALTFPAGDSAGLAEALHTVIRQPPPVPGPDVPGLLGMRSAAEQADFLTRTFASLRSKES, from the coding sequence ATGACCGGCCCGCTCGTGCTCATCGAGCCGTACGCGAACCGCCTGGGCGGGCACCACCAGCGCACGCTGGTGGCCCTCGCCCAGGCCCGGCCCGGCAGCTTGGTCATCGCCCCGCACGGGATCGCCGCCGAGTCGGTCCGCGGCCTGCGCGAGGCGGGTGCTCGGCTGGTCACCGGACCGGCCGGGCGGGCGTCGGGCGTCCTGCTCGTGGCCGCCCGGCTGGCGGCTGGGTTTTCCGCAGCCGGTCAGCGTCTGTTCCGATCGCGCCGCTGGCCCCGCCGCCTGCGGCGGCTGCCGCACCAGATCACCCTGATCGCCCGCTGCCTGACGGAGGCGTCTGCGCTGCGGTCCGCCCGTCGGTTGGAGTCCGGCGCCGACGCGCTGGTGATCCTGACCGCGAGCGAGGCCCTGCATGGGGCCACCGCCCTCCTGGGCGGCCAACCGCACCTTCGGTTCGTCCACGAGGCGGTTACCACCGAGGACGCCATCGTGAGGCTGCTCGGCCGGCTCGCGCGCCCAGGCGAGCAACAGGTGATCGCGGTGTACCCGACACAGGCTGTCGGCGATCAGCTCGCCGGGGCCTTCGCCGACCTGTCGTCGGTAGTTGGTGGGTTCGCGGTCGACGACGGGCTGCGCCTGACCGCAGCTGAACGCGACGGCGGCCGGGCCGCGTTCGACATTCCCGCCGACGAGGCCGCAGTGTGCCTCGTCGGCGGCTGGTGGCCCTACAAGGACATCACCGTCGTCGACGCCGCGCTGGCCCTGCTGAAGGAACCGTTGCACCTGGTGGTGACCGGCTCCCCGCTCGACGAAGCTGTCCTCCGGCGGTGGCGGGATCTGTCCGGTCTGCGGGTGCACACTGTGCCCGGCCCGGTCAGCGAAGCCGTGCTTCGACTGGTGTACGCCGCCGCCGACGCTGCCCTCGTCACCCGCCACGCCGGAACCGCCAAGGAATCCGGGCTCGTGGCGGACGCCGCCCGCCTCGGCGTCCCCTTGATCGTCTCCGACCACGATCCAGCCCTCACTGCGCTCCTGCACGGCCAGCCCTGGGCTCTGACGTTCCCCGCCGGCGACTCGGCCGGCCTCGCCGAAGCCCTGCACACCGTCATCCGCCAGCCGCCCCCGGTGCCCGGCCCTGACGTCCCCGGCCTGCTGGGGATGCGGTCGGCCGCCGAGCAGGCCGACTTCCTCACTCGCACCTTCGCCTCCCTGCGATCGAAGGAGTCCTGA
- a CDS encoding DNA methyltransferase, with translation MTVTVAAPSFSWPEDVLRLNAVCPYYTMFPLEFPLQQLAAHPQATRVLDPFCGRGTTLYAARLAGLPSVGIDINPVAVAIAQAKLIQVTPAAVVRLARQILDGGMRGEVPEGEFWQWCFERETLHELVTLREALLEMTTPTAAMLRAVMLGILHGPRNKNLPSYLSNQMPRTYASKPAYAVKFWSQRDMEPVRIPALEVIERRANRLLDAVPLAHGGKVYQGDSVEILKGLRQKFDLVVTSPPYYGMRTYVADQWLRSWFLGGPPEVPYGTHGQIARQPNQEAFIQALAEVWAATARRCRQGARLAIRFGALPSARTDPEEMLLASVKEAKAGWVVKEVHKAGTPPKRTRQAEQFGKAGSAIEEIDLVAELVGLPR, from the coding sequence ATGACGGTGACCGTGGCGGCCCCTTCCTTTAGCTGGCCCGAAGATGTGCTGCGGCTGAATGCCGTCTGCCCGTACTACACGATGTTCCCGTTGGAATTCCCGCTTCAGCAGCTGGCCGCCCACCCGCAGGCCACCCGAGTGCTGGACCCGTTCTGCGGGCGGGGCACCACGCTGTATGCCGCACGCCTCGCCGGACTGCCGTCGGTGGGCATCGACATCAACCCGGTGGCCGTCGCCATAGCGCAGGCCAAGCTCATCCAGGTCACACCGGCCGCCGTGGTCAGGCTCGCCCGGCAAATCCTCGACGGCGGTATGCGGGGCGAGGTGCCCGAGGGCGAGTTTTGGCAGTGGTGCTTCGAGCGCGAGACGCTGCACGAGCTCGTGACTCTGCGCGAGGCCCTGCTGGAGATGACCACGCCGACGGCGGCGATGCTGCGGGCGGTCATGCTGGGTATCCTGCACGGCCCGCGCAACAAGAACCTCCCGTCGTACCTGTCGAACCAGATGCCGCGCACCTACGCCTCCAAGCCCGCCTACGCGGTGAAGTTCTGGTCCCAGCGCGACATGGAGCCGGTGCGCATCCCGGCCTTGGAGGTCATTGAGCGGCGGGCCAACCGTCTGTTGGATGCCGTCCCTCTTGCTCATGGCGGGAAGGTGTACCAGGGGGACTCCGTCGAGATCCTCAAGGGCCTGCGGCAGAAGTTCGACCTGGTGGTCACCTCGCCCCCGTACTACGGCATGCGCACCTATGTGGCGGACCAGTGGCTGCGCTCGTGGTTCCTCGGTGGTCCTCCGGAGGTCCCCTACGGTACGCATGGGCAGATCGCCCGCCAGCCGAACCAGGAGGCGTTCATCCAGGCTCTGGCCGAGGTGTGGGCCGCCACCGCCCGCCGCTGCCGCCAAGGCGCCCGGCTCGCGATCCGCTTCGGTGCCCTGCCCTCCGCCCGTACCGACCCGGAGGAGATGCTGCTGGCCTCCGTGAAGGAAGCGAAAGCCGGGTGGGTCGTCAAGGAGGTCCACAAGGCCGGCACTCCTCCCAAGCGCACCCGGCAAGCCGAGCAGTTCGGCAAGGCCGGCTCCGCCATCGAGGAGATCGACCTCGTAGCCGAGTTGGTCGGACTGCCCCGCTGA
- a CDS encoding DUF87 domain-containing protein has translation MSLFERDKVVGTFRGFAESGMEFHADLVLPHHDDFQTMAMHGQFVLVQLEHEREAILGRITTISSQGRLVSPIGEDYATRAVRDQRPIPDELRERYLKYKVDIRILGVLRMEGDKHIFVPSHRRLPHVGAQVALLGDDLLAEVVNANDTDDGAVPIGFLAFGEFVYAGNDKRVGDTSWMQVQQPAIMPTFQIDKLVARRSFVFARAGFGKSNLVKLLFSALYEHQPTVPRRSGEAPVGTVIFDPDGEYFWPDFKGRPALCDVPHLRDKLVVFTNRKGPSDFYQSFVVNGVKLNIKELQASRVLGIALPPEKQDQQNVVKLKSLDGPKWSRLVDLIHRDKYGADRDEVREILSLGESQEAETNAAIGNMTRVVNALHDPDSQLLSALKDCLSQGKLCVVDISQMRGSQGLQLAGVILGDIFEHNQNQFTEADPKSIPTIAVIEEAQSVLGGSSQSEDGPFVSWVKEGRKYDLGALLITQQPGSLPQELLSQGDNFFVFHLLSQGDLISLKKANAHFSEDLLATLLNEPLVGNGVYWSSAPGTDRHSRPYPVSVRVLSFEDSYAMADPDYSLPAPDSFAAQARTAVEERRSEARVASASLAASHPQGTTSVVAGEEPAADDSAIAIVHLRDNKPEFHQMIDTARGIKWGRVAHMLAEKAPAHAQRDGSAFDWGRRLVKQALDQLYPDQWVAVAREDDKAPGRFPKFIMLKEHAPKAGPEANQKDDETQSDALFDTAENGEKPPF, from the coding sequence ATGAGCCTGTTCGAGCGCGACAAAGTCGTCGGCACCTTCCGCGGCTTCGCCGAAAGCGGCATGGAGTTCCACGCCGATCTCGTCCTGCCGCACCACGACGACTTCCAGACCATGGCCATGCACGGCCAGTTCGTCCTTGTCCAGCTCGAACACGAGCGTGAAGCCATCCTGGGACGGATCACCACCATCTCCTCCCAGGGCCGCCTGGTGTCCCCCATCGGTGAGGACTACGCCACTCGCGCTGTGCGCGACCAGCGACCCATCCCTGACGAGCTGCGCGAGCGCTACCTGAAGTACAAGGTCGACATCCGCATCCTCGGCGTTCTCCGCATGGAGGGCGACAAGCACATCTTCGTCCCCAGCCACCGACGCCTGCCGCACGTCGGCGCCCAGGTCGCCCTCCTGGGAGACGACCTTCTCGCTGAGGTCGTCAACGCCAACGACACCGACGACGGCGCGGTGCCCATCGGTTTCCTCGCCTTCGGTGAATTCGTCTACGCCGGCAACGACAAGCGCGTAGGCGACACCTCCTGGATGCAGGTCCAGCAGCCCGCGATCATGCCGACCTTCCAGATCGACAAGCTCGTAGCGCGTCGCAGCTTCGTCTTCGCCCGCGCCGGCTTCGGCAAGTCCAACCTGGTCAAGCTGCTCTTCTCCGCCCTCTACGAGCACCAGCCCACTGTCCCGCGCCGCTCTGGCGAGGCCCCCGTAGGCACGGTCATCTTCGACCCGGACGGCGAGTACTTCTGGCCCGATTTCAAGGGCCGCCCCGCCCTGTGTGATGTACCGCACCTGCGCGACAAGCTGGTGGTCTTCACCAACCGCAAGGGCCCCAGCGACTTCTACCAGTCCTTCGTCGTCAACGGCGTCAAGCTGAACATCAAGGAACTGCAGGCCTCGCGCGTGCTCGGTATCGCGCTGCCGCCGGAGAAGCAGGACCAGCAGAACGTCGTCAAGCTCAAGTCCCTCGACGGGCCCAAGTGGAGCCGTCTCGTCGACCTGATTCACCGCGACAAGTACGGAGCCGATCGCGACGAAGTTCGGGAGATCCTGAGTCTCGGCGAAAGCCAGGAGGCCGAAACGAACGCCGCGATCGGCAACATGACCCGCGTCGTCAACGCTCTCCACGACCCCGACAGCCAGCTCCTGAGCGCTCTGAAGGACTGTCTGTCCCAGGGCAAGCTCTGCGTGGTGGATATCTCCCAGATGCGCGGCTCTCAGGGACTCCAGCTCGCCGGCGTGATCCTCGGCGACATCTTCGAGCACAACCAGAACCAGTTCACTGAGGCAGACCCCAAGTCCATCCCTACCATCGCCGTCATCGAGGAGGCGCAGTCCGTCCTCGGTGGCTCCAGCCAGAGCGAGGACGGTCCCTTCGTCTCCTGGGTCAAGGAAGGTCGCAAGTACGACCTCGGCGCCCTGCTCATCACGCAGCAGCCGGGCAGCCTGCCGCAGGAACTGCTCAGCCAGGGAGACAACTTCTTCGTCTTCCACCTGCTCTCGCAGGGTGACCTGATCTCCCTGAAGAAGGCCAACGCCCACTTCTCCGAGGATCTGCTGGCCACCCTGCTCAACGAGCCGCTCGTCGGCAACGGCGTCTACTGGTCCAGTGCACCCGGCACCGACCGGCACTCGCGCCCCTACCCTGTCTCCGTGCGTGTCCTCAGTTTCGAGGACTCCTACGCGATGGCCGACCCCGACTACTCGCTCCCGGCCCCCGACAGCTTCGCCGCCCAAGCCCGAACCGCTGTCGAAGAACGACGTTCCGAAGCTCGGGTCGCCTCGGCCAGTCTCGCCGCCAGCCATCCGCAGGGCACCACGAGTGTGGTCGCGGGGGAAGAGCCCGCGGCGGACGACAGCGCGATCGCGATCGTCCACCTGCGTGACAACAAGCCCGAGTTCCACCAGATGATCGACACCGCTCGCGGCATCAAGTGGGGCCGTGTCGCGCACATGCTGGCAGAGAAGGCACCCGCCCACGCCCAGCGCGATGGGTCCGCCTTCGACTGGGGCAGGCGCCTGGTGAAGCAGGCGCTTGATCAGCTCTACCCGGATCAGTGGGTCGCGGTTGCCCGGGAAGACGATAAGGCTCCGGGCAGGTTCCCCAAGTTCATCATGCTGAAGGAACACGCACCGAAGGCCGGGCCCGAAGCGAACCAGAAGGACGACGAGACGCAGAGCGACGCTCTGTTCGACACCGCAGAGAACGGAGAGAAGCCTCCCTTCTAA
- a CDS encoding ATP-binding protein, which yields MPLAVLLAGLTGSGKTTVAQALADHGFVRLSVDEEVHRLHGRYGVDYPEHTYFERERPVVEAIRQRFIKEIEAGNDVVLDHGLWRRTERDAWRQAAREAGGHPLVVYFPASRAELLRRLAERNQREDANALTVTPEALDDFFARFDVPAEDEEVIVHSGDLDTLVAALRDIPRA from the coding sequence GTGCCCCTCGCCGTTCTCCTGGCCGGTCTGACCGGCTCCGGGAAAACCACCGTGGCCCAGGCCCTGGCCGACCACGGCTTCGTCCGGCTGTCCGTCGACGAGGAAGTCCACCGCCTCCACGGCCGGTACGGCGTGGACTACCCCGAGCACACTTACTTCGAGCGTGAACGGCCCGTTGTCGAGGCGATCCGGCAGCGGTTCATCAAGGAGATCGAGGCTGGGAACGACGTCGTCCTGGACCACGGGCTGTGGCGCCGCACCGAGCGTGACGCCTGGCGGCAGGCCGCCCGCGAAGCGGGCGGCCACCCCCTAGTCGTCTACTTCCCCGCCAGCCGAGCCGAACTGCTGCGGCGCCTTGCCGAGCGCAACCAGCGCGAGGACGCCAATGCGCTGACCGTCACCCCGGAAGCCCTCGACGACTTTTTCGCCCGTTTCGATGTCCCAGCCGAGGACGAGGAAGTGATCGTCCACAGCGGAGACCTCGACACGCTCGTGGCAGCGCTCCGTGATATCCCCCGGGCCTGA
- a CDS encoding TniQ family protein yields MKPSASGGMPDSALPGSEEARPGLHQVPATEGGNRPLPRRLPVVVLPRVGESLFSWVDHLAFVHEVDRAQIMDVLGLTPKAAHAARLTRHTAELPLPEALALHTATGLGPQELRSMTLFGIVEESEGRLYRHPEFPWAPEETWAFCPLCLAPPVRWPLWWYQPWAVMCPRHGCYTISFCPDCGSPFSPSTLRGDAPGRCPGFLTRADEPRVPPPAGKRRTKRKRCGRPLWEIETPTVTDPTVRRVHHRLARLHTHGSTPTKERQQWYDDVRTLSILLTDPHPCRVRIFTSCDPALQQRFRPEDPARRRLRNDVEEPPQSMWSETNDSVHLRTSDSGFLHPWRVTAPTVMTKQRDPVTAAAKLCVIGQILDSQDIAATVQDVLTVPRPASLRDFDDHLPSYMRRASPQLRELLAQALDPQALAQLQEQGAEDATSP; encoded by the coding sequence GTGAAGCCGTCCGCGTCCGGCGGCATGCCGGACAGCGCTTTGCCCGGTTCCGAGGAAGCCCGGCCCGGCCTGCACCAGGTCCCGGCCACTGAGGGTGGGAACCGTCCGCTCCCGCGTCGCCTGCCCGTCGTTGTCCTCCCGCGTGTCGGTGAGTCCCTGTTCAGCTGGGTCGACCACCTCGCCTTCGTGCATGAGGTGGACCGCGCGCAGATCATGGATGTCCTCGGCCTGACGCCGAAGGCCGCCCACGCCGCACGTCTGACTCGCCACACCGCCGAGCTTCCCCTGCCCGAAGCCCTGGCACTGCATACGGCCACGGGATTGGGGCCACAGGAGCTTCGCAGCATGACCCTGTTCGGCATCGTCGAGGAGAGCGAGGGCAGGCTCTATCGGCATCCAGAGTTCCCCTGGGCGCCGGAGGAGACCTGGGCGTTTTGCCCGCTGTGCCTCGCCCCGCCCGTGCGCTGGCCCTTGTGGTGGTACCAGCCGTGGGCAGTGATGTGTCCGCGGCACGGCTGCTACACCATCTCCTTCTGCCCTGACTGCGGCTCTCCCTTCTCACCGTCAACTCTGCGCGGGGACGCGCCCGGACGATGCCCCGGGTTCCTCACGCGTGCCGACGAGCCCCGGGTCCCGCCGCCGGCCGGCAAGCGCCGCACCAAGCGCAAACGCTGCGGCCGACCGTTGTGGGAGATCGAGACGCCGACGGTCACCGACCCGACCGTGCGACGTGTGCATCACAGACTGGCCCGGCTCCACACCCATGGCTCCACTCCGACGAAGGAACGCCAGCAGTGGTACGACGACGTGCGGACCCTGAGCATCCTCCTCACCGATCCCCACCCCTGTCGGGTCCGCATCTTCACCAGCTGCGATCCCGCTCTGCAACAGCGCTTCCGCCCGGAAGACCCGGCTCGGCGCCGATTGCGGAATGACGTCGAAGAGCCTCCACAGTCGATGTGGAGCGAAACCAACGATTCAGTCCATTTGAGGACCAGCGACTCCGGTTTCCTGCACCCCTGGCGCGTCACCGCACCGACCGTCATGACCAAGCAACGCGATCCAGTCACTGCGGCCGCCAAGCTCTGCGTCATCGGCCAGATTCTCGACAGCCAGGACATCGCCGCCACGGTCCAAGACGTCCTTACCGTTCCCCGCCCGGCCAGCCTGCGGGATTTCGACGATCACCTGCCGTCGTACATGCGCCGGGCCAGCCCTCAGCTCCGCGAACTCCTGGCGCAGGCTCTCGACCCACAGGCCCTTGCGCAGCTTCAAGAGCAGGGGGCGGAAGATGCAACGAGCCCGTGA
- a CDS encoding peptide deformylase encodes MIDVRPSQQMRGLGVVQHGAGILAEPARAFDLPAEHDEAERITDELFAAMERIGQVHPFAKGMGIAAPQIGIGRAATVVQPPGAAPAIILLNPKITDRSEEMDEQYEGCLSFFDVRGLVPRPLKITVETTALTGETVTTVYERGLARLIHHEIDHLDGLLYTARMRTGVDPIPVEQYRQTGQTWVYDGT; translated from the coding sequence GTGATTGACGTGCGGCCCAGCCAGCAGATGCGAGGCCTCGGAGTCGTCCAGCACGGCGCCGGCATCCTCGCCGAACCGGCCCGCGCCTTCGACCTGCCCGCCGAGCACGACGAGGCAGAGCGCATCACCGACGAACTGTTCGCCGCCATGGAGCGGATCGGCCAGGTCCACCCCTTCGCCAAGGGCATGGGCATCGCCGCCCCGCAGATCGGCATCGGCCGGGCCGCCACCGTCGTCCAGCCGCCCGGCGCCGCACCCGCCATCATCCTGCTCAACCCGAAGATCACCGACCGCTCCGAGGAGATGGACGAGCAGTACGAGGGCTGCCTCAGCTTCTTCGACGTCCGCGGCCTCGTCCCACGCCCCTTGAAGATCACCGTCGAGACCACGGCCCTGACCGGCGAGACCGTCACCACCGTGTACGAACGCGGCCTCGCCCGCCTCATCCACCACGAGATCGACCACCTCGACGGCCTGCTGTACACCGCCCGCATGAGGACCGGCGTCGATCCCATCCCCGTCGAGCAGTACCGGCAGACCGGTCAGACCTGGGTCTACGACGGCACTTGA